From a region of the Salinispira pacifica genome:
- a CDS encoding methyl-accepting chemotaxis protein: protein MMKPLSQIYADADYEIKVKAPVTAVLQILMAVLFLAMSLVQLISGFPVQSLILFLLLIFVIITFILLLRGRYDLSTRLFCLSAALMVIANQLLQGYTNALTLAQYGLLHLAALVLTAFMIRKMKIFRLYLIFSFVTFWGYILYILISGRAAEVDFPFINQIDIAGFVYLIGVFTLYQLKHTFDLVTAEAKERIEESEKNRKNLNSIMQSVSSQLNDTLGLKEEAEGTEAASAKINRQVGEINGGIDDLNSAFANIIEALQKIDTSMSVLSERAQEQSSNVTESSAAIEQMVASISSVTSVIERRRERVNELIHTSERGAARIQKTEESFNKVVEHIDGIKEMTGLISGIASQTNLLAMNAAIEAAHAGDAGRGFAVVADEIRKLAENSSVNTKNISDTLKELISSIQETSTQVQETGATFSDIREEVGLVSTAMDEIYGSTQELNSGSTEILSATENLSGLTTNVLDGVTRVTQDNDIISENIDTGNRLAEDLKEDARMIKNQTGIIVESATRILAMANMLNSQSRTLNDQLEKEREIEKSE, encoded by the coding sequence ATGATGAAACCACTTTCACAAATATATGCAGACGCCGATTACGAGATTAAGGTGAAAGCACCGGTCACCGCGGTGCTCCAGATCCTCATGGCGGTGTTATTTCTCGCCATGTCCCTTGTTCAGCTGATTTCCGGGTTTCCCGTACAGAGTCTGATTCTTTTTCTCCTGCTGATATTTGTGATTATCACCTTTATTCTCCTGCTCAGGGGCAGGTACGATCTCTCCACCAGACTGTTTTGTCTTTCCGCCGCTTTAATGGTGATAGCAAATCAGCTGCTTCAGGGGTATACCAATGCTCTGACCCTTGCCCAATACGGCCTGCTGCATCTTGCGGCACTTGTTCTCACCGCATTTATGATCCGGAAGATGAAGATATTCCGTCTGTATCTCATATTCTCTTTTGTTACGTTCTGGGGCTACATCCTGTACATCCTCATTTCCGGCCGTGCGGCGGAGGTGGATTTCCCGTTTATTAATCAAATTGATATTGCCGGCTTTGTGTACCTGATCGGCGTGTTCACGCTGTATCAGCTGAAGCATACCTTTGATCTGGTCACCGCCGAAGCGAAGGAACGGATTGAGGAAAGTGAAAAAAACCGCAAAAATTTGAACTCGATTATGCAGTCTGTGAGCAGTCAGCTGAATGATACCTTGGGGCTGAAAGAAGAGGCGGAAGGCACTGAAGCAGCTTCGGCGAAAATCAACCGGCAGGTCGGGGAGATCAACGGAGGAATCGACGATCTGAATTCAGCCTTTGCAAACATTATTGAAGCGCTGCAGAAGATCGACACCAGCATGAGCGTACTTTCCGAGCGGGCCCAGGAGCAGAGCAGCAATGTCACCGAATCCTCCGCTGCAATCGAACAGATGGTGGCATCTATCTCCAGTGTGACCTCGGTTATTGAACGGAGACGGGAACGGGTGAACGAACTTATTCACACCTCAGAACGGGGGGCGGCGCGAATACAGAAGACCGAGGAAAGTTTTAACAAGGTTGTGGAACATATTGACGGAATCAAGGAGATGACCGGACTGATCAGCGGAATAGCAAGCCAGACCAACCTGCTGGCCATGAATGCCGCAATCGAAGCCGCACATGCAGGAGATGCGGGCAGGGGATTTGCGGTGGTGGCAGATGAAATCCGCAAACTTGCGGAAAACTCCTCGGTAAACACGAAAAATATTTCCGACACCCTCAAGGAGCTGATATCTTCCATCCAGGAAACCAGCACTCAGGTGCAAGAGACCGGTGCAACATTCTCGGATATCCGTGAAGAAGTGGGGCTGGTGAGTACGGCCATGGATGAGATTTACGGCAGTACCCAGGAGCTGAACTCCGGAAGCACCGAGATCTTATCCGCAACCGAAAATCTCAGCGGCCTCACCACTAATGTGCTTGACGGTGTTACCCGGGTAACCCAGGATAATGATATTATTTCAGAGAATATCGATACCGGAAACCGCCTGGCTGAAGATCTGAAAGAAGACGCCCGGATGATCAAAAATCAAACCGGGATTATTGTGGAATCGGCAACCCGGATTCTGGCCATGGCAAACATGCTCAACAGCCAGTCCCGCACCCTGAACGATCAGCTGGAAAAGGAAAGGGAGATTGAAAAATCGGAGTAA
- a CDS encoding CoA-binding protein, protein MKTAVLGASQKPERFSNKAVKRLKMHGHEVIPVHPLHHEIEGLPVVHSLEELPGDIHTLSVYVGPRHIGGEIDGIVKLKPQRVIMNPGTESRELKEALDAHEIPWIEACTLVMLDAGDF, encoded by the coding sequence ATGAAAACAGCAGTATTAGGCGCAAGCCAAAAACCTGAGCGTTTCTCCAACAAAGCGGTGAAACGACTGAAAATGCATGGACATGAGGTCATCCCCGTACATCCTCTCCACCATGAAATTGAGGGCCTTCCGGTGGTTCACAGTCTGGAAGAGCTCCCCGGGGATATTCACACATTAAGCGTGTACGTCGGCCCCCGGCACATTGGCGGCGAGATTGACGGAATTGTGAAACTGAAACCCCAACGGGTGATCATGAACCCCGGAACCGAGTCCCGTGAACTGAAGGAAGCTCTGGATGCCCATGAAATTCCCTGGATTGAAGCCTGCACTCTGGTAATGCTGGACGCCGGAGATTTTTAA
- the corA gene encoding magnesium/cobalt transporter CorA, whose translation MARFIQTHTSRFNTSPGTTEIEHLGGSSRPCRVWLISWTGDSIHEQEVDDLHGLSSGLDGGEYHWVNITGLEDEASIALLGKEFSLHSLTVEDITNTNHPPKYEAHEKYAFTIMRMLRQAGGEMVSEQVNFILLHRVLLSFQEIPGDVFEAVRNRLRSGRGRVRSSGTAYLQFALMDSLVDNYMLTVEKLGGEIDAMEDDMFSGTDDAPISAIREYTRQITMVRRYVRPVMEMLEQLKKSDQQPLEADLLPFYSDLQDHIRLVNDGVDGYRELLKHQLGMYTALKGYELNEIIKVLTIISTIFIPLSFIAGVYGMNFLHMPELSVPWAYPAVLGGMVLAASTMLILFRRKGWLGGKPKRRARSKRPE comes from the coding sequence ATGGCGCGATTTATTCAAACCCACACATCCCGGTTCAACACCAGTCCGGGTACAACAGAAATAGAACACTTGGGGGGGAGCAGCCGGCCTTGTCGGGTATGGCTCATAAGCTGGACCGGGGATAGCATCCATGAGCAGGAGGTGGATGACCTTCACGGGCTTTCATCAGGTCTGGACGGGGGAGAGTATCACTGGGTGAATATTACCGGTCTTGAGGATGAAGCTTCCATTGCATTACTGGGAAAAGAGTTCTCTCTTCATTCTCTTACAGTTGAAGATATTACCAACACCAACCATCCGCCCAAATACGAGGCCCACGAAAAGTATGCGTTCACAATTATGCGAATGCTTCGTCAGGCGGGGGGCGAAATGGTTTCTGAACAGGTGAACTTCATCCTCCTGCACAGGGTGCTGCTGAGTTTCCAGGAAATTCCCGGGGACGTATTTGAGGCGGTTCGCAACCGGCTGAGAAGCGGTAGGGGAAGGGTTCGCAGCTCCGGTACGGCATATCTTCAGTTTGCCCTTATGGACAGTCTTGTGGATAATTACATGCTTACCGTGGAAAAACTGGGCGGGGAAATCGATGCCATGGAGGACGATATGTTCTCGGGCACCGATGATGCACCGATTTCGGCAATCAGGGAATATACCCGGCAGATCACCATGGTTCGCCGCTATGTACGTCCGGTGATGGAGATGCTGGAGCAGCTGAAAAAATCGGATCAGCAGCCGTTGGAGGCGGATCTGCTTCCATTTTATTCGGATCTTCAGGACCATATCAGGCTGGTGAACGACGGAGTGGACGGATACCGGGAGCTGTTAAAACATCAGTTGGGAATGTACACCGCCCTCAAGGGATATGAATTGAACGAAATCATCAAGGTTCTGACCATCATCTCCACAATTTTTATTCCCCTGAGCTTCATCGCCGGAGTGTACGGTATGAATTTTCTCCACATGCCCGAGCTATCTGTTCCCTGGGCGTATCCTGCGGTGTTGGGGGGAATGGTCCTGGCAGCCTCAACCATGCTGATCCTGTTCAGGAGAAAGGGCTGGCTGGGGGGGAAGCCGAAACGGAGAGCCCGGAGTAAGCGGCCGGAGTAA